The following coding sequences lie in one Maledivibacter sp. genomic window:
- a CDS encoding pseudouridine-5'-phosphate glycosidase produces the protein MLKKYLEIHPEVDKALKENKPVVALESTIISHGMPYPQNVETALKVEEIIRENGGVPATIGIMDGKIKVGLSREEIEHMAKSKNVAKVSRRDIPFVISKKLDGATTVAGTMIAAGLAGIKVFVTGGIGGVHRGAEKTFDVSADLEELANTDVAVVCAGAKSILDIGLTLEYLETHGVPVVGFGTEEFPAFYTKRSGFSVDYRVDSPMELAAALKAKWDLNLKGGFVIGNPIPEEYEMDYDTINKAIENALEEAEKLGIKGKETTPFLLSKIKNITSGKSLESNIQLVYNNARVGAKLALELSKLD, from the coding sequence ATGCTTAAAAAATATTTAGAGATACATCCAGAGGTGGATAAAGCTTTAAAAGAAAATAAACCCGTTGTGGCCCTAGAATCAACTATTATTTCCCATGGCATGCCATATCCACAAAATGTAGAAACGGCTTTAAAAGTAGAAGAAATAATTAGGGAAAATGGAGGGGTTCCAGCTACAATAGGAATCATGGATGGGAAAATAAAGGTTGGATTAAGCAGAGAAGAAATAGAACACATGGCAAAAAGTAAGAATGTAGCCAAGGTTAGTAGAAGGGACATTCCCTTTGTTATCTCCAAAAAACTTGATGGAGCTACAACCGTAGCTGGAACCATGATAGCAGCTGGTTTAGCGGGAATAAAGGTTTTTGTGACAGGGGGTATTGGAGGAGTTCATAGGGGTGCTGAAAAGACCTTTGATGTTTCTGCCGACCTTGAAGAACTTGCCAACACCGATGTAGCAGTTGTATGTGCAGGAGCAAAGTCTATACTAGACATAGGATTGACGTTGGAATATCTTGAAACCCACGGAGTTCCTGTAGTTGGGTTTGGTACTGAAGAATTTCCAGCCTTTTACACTAAAAGAAGTGGGTTTAGTGTAGACTATAGGGTGGACTCTCCAATGGAATTGGCAGCTGCCCTTAAAGCAAAATGGGACTTGAACCTAAAGGGAGGATTTGTTATAGGTAATCCGATCCCAGAGGAATATGAAATGGATTATGATACTATTAATAAAGCTATTGAAAATGCCCTTGAAGAAGCAGAAAAACTTGGGATAAAGGGTAAGGAAACTACTCCATTTCTACTCTCTAAAATAAAAAATATCACATCTGGAAAAAGTCTTGAATCAAATATACAGCTTGTGTATAATAATGCACGGGTTGGGGCGAAACTAGCCTTAGAATTGTCAAAATTAGATTAG
- the thrC gene encoding threonine synthase, producing the protein MTACFYKSTRDKGMKIMSSQAIIKGLAHDGGLYVPIEFPRVEKSFEELMEMDYRELAFYIMKKYFTDFDDDELLECIDKAYDEKFQEKDIVPLVEKQGVHFLELFHGATLAFKDMALSILPHLLKTASKKLNITKEIVILTATSGDTGKAALEGFADVEGTRIIVFYPQDGVSEIQKRQMVTQGGENTFVVGIEGNFDDAQRGVKEVFGDKDFNEEINKAGYMFSSANSINIGRLVPQIVYYFYGYLNLLREKKISKNESINVVVPTGNFGNILAAYYAQKMGLPVNKFICASNENNVLYDFINTGIYDIRRKFKKTASPSMDILISSNLERFIYELSGHDDELISDLMMKLKENGIYEISHGMKEGLKDFYGGYIDDEKTYGAIKEVYDKADYLMDTHTAVAYAVYKGYKKETGDETKTIIASTASPYKFTRSVMESIGKPLDNQSDFELVKEISKITGLAIPKGIKGLENKEVIHDKRCRKEEIKTVICDILRK; encoded by the coding sequence ATGACGGCTTGTTTCTATAAAAGTACTAGAGATAAAGGTATGAAGATTATGTCTTCACAAGCTATAATCAAGGGTTTAGCCCATGATGGAGGGTTATATGTTCCTATAGAATTTCCTAGGGTTGAAAAGTCATTTGAAGAGTTAATGGAAATGGATTATAGGGAATTAGCATTCTATATAATGAAAAAGTATTTTACAGATTTTGATGATGATGAGTTACTGGAATGTATAGATAAAGCTTATGATGAAAAATTTCAAGAAAAGGATATTGTTCCATTAGTGGAAAAGCAAGGAGTACATTTTCTAGAACTGTTTCATGGTGCTACTCTAGCATTTAAGGATATGGCTCTTTCTATACTTCCCCATCTGTTGAAGACGGCTAGTAAAAAATTAAATATTACGAAGGAAATAGTAATACTAACAGCTACTTCAGGGGATACAGGAAAAGCAGCCCTTGAAGGATTTGCCGATGTGGAAGGAACAAGGATCATAGTGTTCTATCCTCAGGATGGAGTAAGTGAGATACAAAAGAGACAAATGGTAACCCAGGGGGGAGAAAACACCTTTGTAGTGGGTATAGAAGGGAATTTCGATGATGCCCAAAGAGGTGTTAAGGAAGTTTTTGGTGACAAGGACTTTAATGAAGAAATAAATAAAGCTGGATATATGTTTTCTTCGGCAAACTCTATAAATATAGGAAGATTGGTACCACAGATAGTTTATTATTTTTATGGCTATTTGAACCTACTTAGAGAAAAAAAGATATCAAAAAATGAAAGCATAAATGTGGTTGTACCCACTGGAAATTTTGGGAATATTTTAGCTGCTTATTATGCTCAAAAAATGGGATTGCCAGTGAATAAATTCATCTGTGCATCTAATGAAAATAATGTCCTATATGATTTCATAAACACAGGAATATACGACATAAGAAGAAAATTTAAGAAAACTGCTTCACCGTCTATGGATATACTTATTTCAAGTAATTTAGAGAGGTTTATTTATGAACTAAGTGGACACGATGATGAATTAATTAGTGATTTAATGATGAAGCTTAAGGAAAATGGAATATATGAAATATCCCATGGAATGAAGGAAGGACTTAAGGACTTTTATGGCGGCTACATAGATGATGAAAAGACCTATGGGGCCATAAAAGAGGTTTATGATAAAGCTGATTATCTTATGGATACCCATACGGCTGTGGCCTACGCTGTATATAAGGGATATAAGAAGGAGACGGGTGATGAAACAAAGACTATAATAGCTTCTACGGCGAGCCCATATAAGTTTACTAGAAGTGTAATGGAATCAATAGGCAAGCCATTAGACAATCAAAGTGACTTTGAGCTTGTTAAAGAAATTTCAAAGATCACTGGTCTGGCTATACCAAAGGGAATAAAGGGTTTAGAAAACAAAGAAGTCATTCATGATAAAAGATGCAGGAAAGAAGAAATCAAAACAGTTATATGTGACATACTAAGGAAATAG
- a CDS encoding gamma-glutamyl-gamma-aminobutyrate hydrolase family protein translates to MQPLIGVTTYFVMDRELDDKRCRGRNGQDMLMSTMDYSRCIKDAGGVPLAIPVINDEKYISQLVESLEGILFTGGSDIYPYLYGQSIKKGLGKIVSERDEFEIKLLKKALDMDKPVLGICRGLQLINVFFGGTIYQDIYQSNITKQEHMGLMLPKYGKCHRVTIKEESSLYEAFGEKTIDVNSLHHQAIELLGEGLIETAWSDDGIIEGIEHGDYTCLIGVQWHPEMMVDVYSEHKNIFQLFINKILLNRQK, encoded by the coding sequence ATGCAGCCTTTAATTGGGGTTACAACTTATTTTGTAATGGATAGGGAATTGGATGACAAAAGATGTAGAGGTAGAAATGGTCAAGATATGTTAATGTCAACAATGGACTATTCTAGATGCATTAAGGATGCAGGAGGGGTACCATTAGCAATACCAGTCATAAATGATGAAAAATATATCTCGCAGTTAGTTGAAAGCCTAGAGGGTATCCTGTTTACAGGAGGCTCCGATATTTATCCCTATTTATATGGGCAATCAATAAAGAAGGGGCTTGGAAAAATAGTATCAGAGAGAGATGAATTTGAAATCAAACTATTGAAAAAAGCATTAGATATGGATAAGCCAGTTTTAGGGATATGTAGAGGACTTCAATTGATTAATGTATTTTTTGGTGGGACAATATATCAAGATATATATCAATCAAATATAACTAAGCAAGAGCATATGGGATTAATGCTTCCTAAGTATGGCAAGTGCCATAGGGTAACAATAAAGGAAGAAAGTAGTCTATATGAAGCCTTTGGAGAAAAAACTATAGATGTTAACAGCTTACATCATCAAGCTATTGAGCTGTTGGGAGAAGGTCTTATAGAGACTGCTTGGTCTGATGATGGCATAATAGAAGGTATTGAGCATGGTGACTATACATGTTTAATAGGAGTGCAATGGCATCCTGAAATGATGGTTGATGTATATAGTGAACATAAAAATATATTTCAGCTATTCATTAATAAAATACTATTGAATAGGCAGAAATAA
- the cobO gene encoding cob(I)yrinic acid a,c-diamide adenosyltransferase, whose protein sequence is MEKGYIHIYTGNGKGKTTAALGLALRAACAGKKVYMGQFVKGMKYSEVKAEEYLPNFKIEQLGRSCFIDRVPEQEDIDAAKSGLEKCSGIISKGEYDVVILDEINIALYFKLFSIEDVLEMLEKRAPNIEIILTGRYAPQQLVEIADLVTEMKEIKHYYTKGVMARKGIEN, encoded by the coding sequence ATGGAAAAAGGATATATACATATATATACAGGTAATGGTAAAGGAAAAACAACTGCTGCATTGGGATTGGCATTGAGGGCAGCATGTGCAGGAAAAAAGGTTTATATGGGACAGTTTGTCAAGGGTATGAAGTATAGTGAGGTAAAAGCCGAAGAGTATCTTCCTAATTTCAAGATTGAGCAGCTGGGAAGAAGCTGCTTTATAGATAGAGTACCGGAGCAGGAGGATATAGACGCAGCTAAGAGTGGGCTTGAAAAGTGCAGTGGGATTATTTCTAAGGGAGAATATGATGTAGTTATTCTAGACGAAATAAATATAGCACTATATTTTAAATTATTCTCCATTGAAGATGTTTTAGAAATGTTAGAAAAAAGAGCCCCTAATATAGAAATCATTCTCACAGGCCGCTATGCTCCCCAGCAGCTAGTGGAAATTGCGGATTTAGTCACGGAGATGAAGGAAATAAAACATTATTATACCAAAGGAGTAATGGCAAGGAAGGGTATTGAAAATTAA
- the thrB gene encoding homoserine kinase, with protein sequence MIKVRVPATSANIGPGFDCLGVALNLYNTFYFEEIERGLVIEGCCQEFSNEDNLIYVSMMKCFEKLGYKPRGIRIVIEDDIPVSRGLGSSAACIVGGVIGANEIAGGVLSQKEILNLATEIEGHPDNVAPALLGGMTVAIQDGNNIHYSKVNVARGLKFYAMIPDFKLSTKESRSVLPKQIPYKDGVFNVGRVSLLITALTNGEFHLLKVSCDDKLHQIYRGKLINGFDRIKDKCEDLGSLAMFLSGAGPTLMALTDDSNSEFYADIEKFLSTLNNKWEVKSLNIDLGGAKVLS encoded by the coding sequence ATGATAAAAGTAAGAGTACCAGCAACAAGTGCCAACATAGGGCCGGGCTTTGATTGTCTTGGGGTGGCCTTGAACCTGTATAATACATTTTACTTTGAAGAAATTGAAAGGGGATTGGTCATAGAAGGATGCTGTCAAGAATTCTCCAATGAAGATAATTTGATATATGTCTCTATGATGAAGTGCTTTGAAAAATTGGGATACAAGCCTAGGGGAATTAGAATAGTAATCGAAGATGATATTCCTGTATCGAGGGGACTAGGTAGTAGTGCGGCATGTATAGTAGGAGGCGTAATTGGGGCCAATGAGATTGCGGGCGGTGTTTTATCCCAAAAAGAGATTCTAAATCTTGCAACTGAGATTGAAGGACATCCCGATAACGTGGCTCCTGCTCTTCTTGGAGGTATGACTGTAGCCATACAAGATGGTAATAATATACACTATAGCAAAGTAAATGTAGCAAGAGGCTTGAAATTTTATGCAATGATTCCAGATTTTAAACTTTCTACTAAGGAATCAAGAAGCGTTTTGCCTAAACAAATTCCCTACAAGGATGGGGTGTTTAATGTAGGTAGAGTTTCCTTACTTATAACGGCCTTAACCAATGGAGAGTTTCATCTCTTAAAAGTCTCTTGTGATGATAAGTTACATCAAATATATAGAGGAAAGCTTATAAATGGGTTTGATAGAATAAAGGACAAATGTGAAGACCTAGGTTCATTGGCAATGTTTTTAAGTGGGGCAGGACCTACTTTAATGGCTTTGACTGATGACAGCAATTCAGAGTTTTATGCTGACATTGAAAAATTCTTAAGTACTTTAAATAATAAATGGGAAGTAAAATCTTTAAATATTGATCTTGGGGGAGCTAAGGTATTAAGTTAA